Proteins from a genomic interval of Pseudomonas versuta:
- the ftsH gene encoding ATP-dependent zinc metalloprotease FtsH produces MAKNLILWLIIAAVLVTVMNNFSSPNEPQTLNYSDFIQQVKDGKVERVAVDGYVITGKRSDGDSFKTIRPAIQDNGLIGDLVDNHVTVEGKLPEQQSIWTQLLVASFPILVIIAVFMFFMRQMQGGAGGKGGPMSFGKSKARLLSEDQVKTTLADVAGCDEAKEEVGELVEFLRDPGKFQRLGGRIPRGVLMVGPPGTGKTLIAKAIAGEAKVPFFTISGSDFVEMFVGVGASRVRDMFEQAKKHAPCIIFIDEIDAVGRHRGNGMGGGHDEREQTLNQLLVEMDGFEMNDGIIVIAATNRPDVLDPALLRPGRFDRQVVVGLPDIRGREQILKVHMRKVPMGDDVQPGVIARGTPGFSGADLANLVNEASLFAARTGKRVVEMKEFELAKDKIMMGAERKSMVMSDKEKRNTAYHEAGHAIVGRVVPEHDPVYKVSIIPRGRALGVTMFLPEEDRYSLSKRALISQICSLYGGRIAEEMTLGFDGVTTGASNDIMRASQIARNMVTKWGLSEKLGPLMYAEDEESYLGRGGGQSSSVSGETAKLIDSEVRSIIDQCYGTAKQILTDNRDKLEAMADALMKYETIDADQIDDIMAGRPPREPRDWEGGGSGTPTAPTLDKTERPETPIGGPAADQ; encoded by the coding sequence ATGGCAAAGAATCTGATCCTGTGGTTGATCATCGCAGCTGTCTTGGTGACAGTGATGAACAACTTCTCCAGTCCAAACGAGCCACAAACCCTCAACTATTCCGACTTCATCCAGCAAGTTAAGGATGGCAAGGTCGAACGCGTTGCCGTGGATGGCTACGTGATTACCGGCAAGCGCAGTGATGGCGATTCCTTCAAAACCATCCGTCCGGCTATTCAGGACAATGGTTTGATCGGTGATCTGGTTGATAACCATGTGACCGTTGAGGGCAAGCTGCCTGAGCAGCAAAGCATCTGGACTCAATTGCTCGTAGCGAGCTTCCCGATTCTCGTGATCATTGCTGTCTTCATGTTCTTCATGCGTCAGATGCAGGGCGGTGCCGGCGGTAAAGGCGGGCCGATGAGCTTTGGCAAGAGCAAGGCGCGGCTGCTATCGGAAGACCAAGTCAAAACGACCCTGGCTGATGTGGCCGGCTGTGATGAAGCGAAGGAAGAAGTGGGTGAGCTGGTTGAGTTCCTCCGCGATCCTGGCAAGTTTCAGCGTCTGGGCGGTCGAATCCCTCGTGGTGTGCTGATGGTTGGCCCGCCGGGGACCGGTAAAACTTTGATCGCCAAGGCGATTGCTGGTGAAGCCAAGGTTCCGTTTTTTACGATTTCCGGTTCGGACTTCGTTGAAATGTTCGTGGGTGTTGGTGCCAGCCGTGTTCGTGACATGTTTGAGCAGGCTAAAAAGCACGCGCCGTGCATTATCTTCATTGATGAAATTGATGCTGTGGGTCGTCACCGTGGTAACGGTATGGGTGGCGGTCATGATGAGCGTGAGCAGACCCTTAACCAGTTGCTGGTTGAGATGGACGGCTTTGAGATGAATGACGGCATCATTGTGATTGCCGCCACTAACCGCCCGGACGTGCTGGACCCTGCGCTCCTGCGTCCAGGTCGTTTTGACCGTCAGGTCGTGGTTGGTTTGCCGGATATTCGTGGTCGCGAGCAGATTCTCAAGGTCCACATGCGCAAAGTGCCGATGGGTGATGATGTCCAGCCGGGCGTTATTGCACGTGGTACTCCGGGTTTTTCGGGTGCTGACCTGGCCAACCTGGTGAACGAAGCTTCCTTGTTTGCCGCGCGCACCGGTAAGCGTGTTGTGGAAATGAAAGAGTTTGAACTGGCCAAAGACAAAATCATGATGGGCGCAGAGCGCAAATCGATGGTCATGTCGGACAAGGAAAAGCGCAATACTGCTTATCACGAAGCAGGTCATGCAATTGTCGGTCGCGTTGTTCCAGAGCATGACCCGGTTTACAAAGTGTCGATCATTCCTCGTGGTCGAGCATTGGGCGTAACCATGTTCCTGCCAGAAGAGGATCGTTACAGCCTGTCCAAGCGTGCTCTGATCAGTCAGATCTGCTCGCTATATGGCGGCCGTATTGCCGAGGAGATGACCTTGGGCTTTGACGGCGTGACTACTGGTGCGTCCAACGACATCATGCGTGCGAGCCAGATTGCCCGGAACATGGTCACCAAATGGGGCCTGTCCGAGAAATTGGGTCCTTTGATGTATGCCGAAGACGAAGAGTCGTATCTGGGGCGTGGCGGTGGTCAGAGCTCGAGCGTTTCGGGCGAGACAGCCAAGCTGATCGACTCCGAAGTGCGCAGCATCATTGATCAGTGCTATGGCACTGCCAAGCAGATCCTGACAGATAATCGTGACAAGCTGGAAGCTATGGCTGACGCCTTGATGAAGTACGAGACGATCGATGCCGATCAGATCGACGACATTATGGCTGGTCGTCCGCCACGCGAACCGCGTGACTGGGAAGGTGGTGGTTCGGGTACTCCGACGGCTCCAACTCTGGACAAGACCGAACGCCCAGAAACACCTATCGGCGGTCCTGCTGCTGATCAATAA
- the rlmE gene encoding 23S rRNA (uridine(2552)-2'-O)-methyltransferase RlmE: protein MARSKTSLNWLKEHFNDPYVKMAQKDGYRSRASYKLLEIQERDRIIRPGMTVIDLGAAPGGWSQVTSRLIGGQGRLIASDILEMDSIPDVTFIQGDFTEDHVLAQILEAVGNTQVDLVISDMAPNMSGLAAVDMPRAMFLCELALDLAGRVLRPGGDFLIKVFQGEGFDEYHKDIRKLFDKVQMRKPSSSRDRSREQYLLGRGFRGISGSASDERL from the coding sequence GTGGCCCGTTCCAAGACTAGCCTTAACTGGCTGAAAGAGCATTTCAACGATCCATACGTCAAAATGGCGCAAAAAGATGGGTATCGTTCGCGTGCGAGCTACAAGTTGCTCGAGATTCAAGAGCGGGACCGGATTATCCGTCCCGGCATGACCGTTATTGATCTGGGGGCCGCCCCGGGTGGCTGGTCGCAGGTTACCAGTCGTCTGATCGGTGGTCAGGGGCGACTGATCGCTTCTGACATCCTTGAGATGGACAGCATTCCTGATGTGACCTTCATTCAGGGTGACTTCACCGAAGATCATGTGCTCGCTCAGATTCTTGAGGCAGTCGGAAATACGCAGGTAGACCTTGTGATTTCAGATATGGCCCCCAATATGAGTGGATTGGCAGCCGTTGACATGCCGCGTGCGATGTTCCTCTGCGAACTGGCTCTGGATCTTGCCGGACGTGTATTGCGACCGGGTGGTGACTTCTTGATCAAGGTCTTCCAGGGTGAAGGCTTCGATGAGTACCATAAAGACATTCGAAAGCTGTTCGACAAGGTGCAGATGCGCAAGCCGTCTTCTTCGAGAGATAGATCCCGCGAGCAGTATTTGTTGGGGCGCGGCTTCCGTGGCATCTCTGGTTCAGCCAGTGATGAGCGTTTATGA
- the yhbY gene encoding ribosome assembly RNA-binding protein YhbY, which yields MPLTQEQKKQYKSIGHHLKPVLTVADNGLTEGVLAELERALGDHELIKIKVNILDRESRLEAIAELCKAGKAELVQVIGKMALLYRKNVNVNKQLSNIHRFK from the coding sequence ATGCCGCTCACTCAAGAGCAGAAGAAACAGTACAAATCCATTGGCCACCATCTGAAACCAGTATTGACTGTGGCTGATAATGGTTTGACTGAGGGTGTTTTAGCCGAACTCGAACGCGCATTGGGCGATCACGAGCTGATTAAAATCAAAGTCAACATCCTGGATCGCGAATCCCGCCTGGAGGCCATTGCAGAGTTGTGCAAGGCCGGCAAAGCGGAGTTGGTACAGGTTATCGGCAAAATGGCGCTTCTTTACCGCAAGAACGTCAACGTTAACAAGCAACTGTCGAACATCCATCGTTTCAAGTGA
- the greA gene encoding transcription elongation factor GreA yields the protein MIKYPMTVQGHKALEEELAHLTKVVRPKLSKEIGTARELGDLKENAEYHAARELQGMSEARIRDIEGRLQNAVVIDVVAIPHTGKVIFGTTVEIANVETDERVTYQIVGEDEADFKLGKISVGSPLARALIAKEEGDVVAVKTPGGVIEYEIVEVRHI from the coding sequence ATGATCAAATACCCAATGACGGTTCAGGGTCATAAAGCCCTGGAAGAAGAGCTTGCGCACCTGACCAAGGTTGTTCGGCCAAAGCTGAGCAAGGAAATTGGTACAGCGCGCGAGCTGGGCGACCTCAAAGAAAACGCTGAATACCATGCCGCTCGTGAGCTGCAGGGTATGTCTGAGGCCCGTATTCGTGACATCGAAGGCCGTCTGCAGAACGCAGTGGTTATTGATGTGGTGGCTATTCCTCATACCGGCAAGGTGATTTTCGGCACGACGGTCGAGATCGCGAACGTTGAAACTGACGAGCGCGTGACGTATCAGATCGTTGGTGAGGATGAGGCTGATTTCAAACTCGGAAAAATCTCCGTAGGTTCGCCACTTGCTCGCGCCTTGATTGCCAAGGAAGAAGGTGATGTGGTTGCGGTGAAAACACCGGGCGGCGTCATTGAGTACGAGATCGTCGAAGTACGTCACATCTGA
- the carB gene encoding carbamoyl-phosphate synthase large subunit has product MPKRTDIKSILILGAGPIVIGQACEFDYSGAQACKALREEGYRVILVNSNPATIMTDPDMADATYIEPIKWQTVAKIIEKERPDALLPTMGGQTALNCALDLEREGVLEKFGVEMIGANADTIDKAEDRSRFDKAMKSIGLDCPRSGIAHSMEEANAVLEKLGFPCIIRPSFTMGGTGGGIAYNREEFEEICARGLDLSPTKELLIDESLIGWKEYEMEVVRDKKDNCIIVCSIENFDPMGVHTGDSITVAPAQTLTDKEYQIMRNASLAVLREIGVETGGSNVQFGICPDTGRMVVIEMNPRVSRSSALASKATGFPIARIAAKLAIGYTLDELQNEITGGATPASFEPSIDYVVTKLPRFAFEKFPKADARLTTQMKSVGEVMAIGRTFQESLQKALRGLEVGVSGLDPKLDLSNPESMAVLKRELTVPGAERIWYVADAFRAGMTVEDIFGMNMIDPWFLVQIEDLIKDEEKIKTMALSSIDRDAMYRLKRKGFSDARLAVLLGVTEKNLRRHRHKLEVFPVYKRVDTCAAEFATDTAYMYSTYEEECEANPSDRDKIMILGGGPNRIGQGIEFDYCCVHAALALRADGYETIMVNCNPETVSTDYDTSDRLYFESVTLEDVLEIVRVEKPKGVIVQYGGQTPLKLARALEEAGVPIIGTSPDAIDRAEDRERFQQMVERLNLRQPPNATVRSEDEAIRAATKIGYPLVVRPSYVLGGRAMEIVYEEDELKRYLRDAVKVSNDSPVLLDHFLNCAIEMDVDAVCDGTDVVIGAIMQHIEQAGVHSGDSACSLPPYSLPLHIQDEMREQVKKMALELGVVGLMNVQLALQGEDIYVIEVNPRASRTVPFVSKCIGVSLAMIAARVMAGKTLKEIGFTKEIIPNFYSVKEAVFPFAKFPGVDPILGPEMKSTGEVMGVGDTFGEAFAKAQMGASEVLPTGGTAFISVRDDDKPLVAGVARDLISLGFEIVSTVGTAKFIEAAGLKVRRVNKVTEGRPHVVDMIKNDEVSLIINTTEGRQSIADSYSIRRNALQHKIYCTTTIAAGEAICEALKFGPEKTVRSLQDLHAGLKA; this is encoded by the coding sequence ATGCCAAAACGTACAGACATTAAAAGCATCCTGATTCTCGGCGCTGGCCCGATTGTTATCGGCCAGGCGTGTGAATTCGACTACTCCGGCGCCCAGGCCTGCAAGGCTCTGCGCGAGGAAGGCTATCGCGTCATCCTGGTGAACTCTAACCCGGCCACCATCATGACCGACCCGGACATGGCCGACGCGACCTACATCGAGCCGATCAAATGGCAGACTGTTGCCAAGATCATTGAAAAAGAGCGTCCGGACGCTCTTCTGCCGACAATGGGCGGCCAGACTGCTCTGAACTGCGCACTGGATCTGGAGCGTGAAGGCGTTCTGGAGAAGTTCGGCGTAGAAATGATCGGCGCCAATGCCGACACTATCGACAAGGCTGAAGACCGTTCGCGTTTTGACAAGGCGATGAAGTCCATCGGCCTGGATTGCCCGCGCTCCGGTATCGCCCACAGCATGGAAGAGGCCAATGCGGTTCTCGAGAAGCTCGGCTTCCCGTGCATCATTCGTCCTTCCTTCACCATGGGCGGCACCGGTGGCGGTATTGCTTACAACCGTGAAGAGTTCGAAGAAATCTGCGCCCGTGGTCTCGACTTGTCGCCGACCAAAGAACTGCTGATCGACGAGTCCCTGATCGGCTGGAAAGAGTACGAGATGGAGGTTGTCCGCGATAAGAAGGACAACTGCATCATCGTTTGCTCGATCGAAAACTTCGACCCGATGGGCGTGCACACCGGCGACTCGATCACCGTTGCTCCGGCACAGACACTGACGGACAAGGAATACCAGATCATGCGTAACGCCTCGCTGGCGGTACTGCGTGAGATCGGCGTTGAGACCGGTGGCTCCAACGTTCAGTTCGGCATTTGCCCGGACACTGGCCGTATGGTTGTGATCGAGATGAACCCGCGTGTTTCGCGTTCTTCGGCGCTGGCTTCGAAAGCCACCGGTTTTCCGATTGCGCGTATCGCTGCCAAGCTGGCGATCGGTTACACCCTGGATGAGTTGCAGAACGAAATCACCGGCGGCGCTACTCCGGCGTCCTTCGAGCCGTCCATCGACTACGTTGTGACCAAGCTGCCGCGCTTTGCTTTCGAAAAATTCCCTAAGGCCGATGCGCGCCTCACGACTCAGATGAAGTCGGTTGGTGAAGTTATGGCCATTGGCCGGACTTTCCAGGAATCCTTGCAAAAAGCCCTTCGCGGTCTGGAAGTGGGTGTAAGCGGCCTTGATCCAAAGCTCGACCTGAGCAACCCGGAAAGCATGGCAGTGCTCAAGCGCGAGCTGACAGTGCCTGGCGCCGAGCGTATCTGGTACGTGGCGGATGCATTCCGCGCCGGCATGACCGTAGAAGATATCTTCGGCATGAACATGATTGACCCTTGGTTCCTGGTACAGATCGAAGATCTGATCAAGGACGAAGAGAAAATCAAGACCATGGCCCTGTCTTCAATTGACCGCGATGCGATGTATCGCCTCAAGCGCAAGGGCTTCTCTGACGCACGTCTGGCTGTACTGCTGGGTGTGACCGAGAAAAACCTGCGTCGCCATCGTCACAAGCTGGAAGTGTTCCCGGTTTACAAGCGCGTTGACACCTGCGCCGCCGAGTTTGCTACCGACACGGCTTACATGTACTCGACCTACGAGGAAGAGTGTGAGGCCAACCCTTCGGATCGTGACAAGATCATGATCCTGGGTGGCGGTCCGAACCGTATTGGCCAGGGTATCGAGTTCGACTACTGCTGCGTTCACGCTGCACTGGCGTTGCGTGCCGATGGTTACGAAACGATCATGGTCAACTGCAACCCGGAAACTGTTTCCACTGACTACGACACCTCTGATCGCCTGTATTTCGAGTCCGTGACTCTGGAAGACGTGCTGGAAATCGTACGTGTCGAGAAGCCAAAAGGCGTGATCGTGCAGTACGGCGGCCAGACCCCGTTGAAGCTGGCTCGTGCACTGGAAGAAGCAGGCGTGCCGATCATTGGTACCAGCCCTGACGCTATCGATCGTGCTGAAGACCGTGAGCGCTTCCAGCAAATGGTTGAGCGTCTGAATCTGCGTCAGCCGCCAAACGCCACTGTGCGCAGCGAAGATGAAGCTATTCGTGCAGCAACCAAGATTGGTTACCCGCTGGTGGTTCGTCCTTCCTACGTGTTGGGCGGCCGGGCGATGGAAATCGTTTACGAAGAAGACGAGCTCAAGCGTTACCTGCGTGATGCGGTGAAAGTGTCCAACGACAGCCCGGTGCTGCTGGATCACTTCCTGAACTGTGCCATCGAAATGGACGTGGACGCCGTCTGTGACGGTACTGACGTAGTGATCGGCGCGATCATGCAGCACATTGAGCAGGCTGGTGTTCACTCCGGTGACTCCGCATGCTCGTTGCCACCGTACTCGTTGCCGCTGCATATCCAGGACGAGATGCGCGAACAGGTCAAGAAGATGGCTCTGGAGTTGGGCGTTGTCGGCCTGATGAACGTGCAGCTTGCTCTGCAGGGCGAAGATATCTACGTGATCGAAGTGAACCCGCGTGCTTCGCGTACTGTTCCTTTCGTATCCAAGTGCATCGGTGTTTCCCTGGCGATGATCGCGGCGCGCGTGATGGCTGGTAAAACCCTGAAGGAAATCGGTTTCACTAAAGAAATCATTCCTAACTTCTACAGCGTAAAAGAAGCGGTCTTCCCGTTCGCCAAATTCCCGGGTGTTGACCCGATCCTCGGCCCGGAAATGAAGTCCACCGGCGAAGTGATGGGCGTTGGCGATACCTTCGGTGAAGCTTTTGCCAAAGCTCAAATGGGTGCCAGCGAAGTGCTACCTACCGGTGGTACTGCGTTCATCAGCGTACGTGACGATGACAAACCTTTGGTGGCGGGTGTTGCACGTGATCTGATCAGCCTGGGTTTTGAGATTGTTTCGACCGTTGGCACTGCCAAGTTCATTGAGGCTGCGGGTCTGAAAGTGCGCCGCGTGAACAAGGTGACCGAAGGTCGTCCACACGTTGTCGATATGATCAAAAATGATGAAGTCAGCCTGATCATCAACACGACCGAAGGTCGTCAGTCGATTGCTGACTCTTACTCCATTCGCCGCAACGCTCTGCAGCACAAGATCTACTGCACCACGACTATTGCTGCTGGCGAAGCGATCTGTGAAGCGCTCAAGTTCGGTCCTGAAAAAACCGTACGCAGCTTGCAGGATCTACACGCAGGATTGAAGGCATGA
- the carA gene encoding glutamine-hydrolyzing carbamoyl-phosphate synthase small subunit — translation MTKQAILALADGSIFRGEAIGADGQTVGEVVFNTAMTGYQEILTDPSYAQQIVTLTYPHVGNTGTTPEDAESDRVWSAGLVIRDLPLVASNWRNKMSLSDYLKANNVVAIAGIDTRRLTRILREKGAQNGCIMAGDNISDEAAIAAARGFPGLKGMDLAKVVSTDKAYEWRSSVWNLATDSHPTIEASELPYHVVAYDYGVKWNILRMLVERGCRVTVVPAQTPASDVLALNPDGVFLSNGPGDPEPCDYAITAIQEVLKTEIPVFGICLGHQLLALASGAKTVKMGHGHHGANHPVQDLDTGVVMITSQNHGFAVDEATLPANVRAIHKSLFDGTLQGIELTDKSAFSFQGHPEASPGPNDVAPLFDRFINEMAKRR, via the coding sequence TTGACTAAGCAAGCCATACTCGCCCTCGCTGATGGCAGCATTTTTCGCGGCGAAGCCATTGGAGCCGACGGTCAGACCGTTGGAGAGGTGGTGTTTAACACCGCAATGACTGGCTACCAGGAGATCTTGACGGATCCATCCTACGCTCAGCAAATCGTGACCCTGACTTACCCGCATGTTGGCAATACCGGTACTACACCGGAAGATGCCGAGTCTGATCGCGTCTGGTCCGCAGGTCTGGTTATTCGTGATCTGCCGTTGGTTGCGAGCAACTGGCGCAACAAGATGTCTCTTTCTGACTACTTGAAAGCCAATAACGTTGTGGCTATCGCAGGAATCGATACCCGTCGCCTGACCCGCATTTTGCGTGAGAAAGGTGCTCAGAACGGCTGCATCATGGCCGGTGACAACATTTCTGACGAAGCTGCCATTGCTGCTGCGCGTGGCTTCCCGGGCCTTAAAGGCATGGATCTGGCGAAGGTTGTCAGCACCGATAAGGCTTACGAGTGGCGCTCCAGTGTCTGGAACCTGGCCACCGACAGCCATCCGACCATTGAAGCGTCCGAGCTGCCTTATCACGTCGTTGCTTACGACTACGGCGTAAAGTGGAACATCTTGCGCATGTTGGTTGAGCGTGGCTGCCGCGTAACTGTTGTGCCGGCACAAACTCCGGCCAGCGACGTGCTGGCACTGAATCCGGATGGCGTGTTCCTGTCCAACGGCCCAGGCGATCCCGAGCCATGCGACTACGCAATCACGGCCATTCAGGAAGTGCTGAAAACCGAAATTCCGGTATTCGGTATCTGCCTGGGTCACCAGTTGCTGGCTCTGGCGTCTGGCGCCAAGACTGTGAAAATGGGTCACGGCCACCACGGTGCGAACCACCCGGTTCAGGATCTGGACACGGGCGTAGTGATGATCACCAGTCAGAACCACGGTTTTGCGGTTGATGAAGCGACTTTGCCTGCCAACGTGCGTGCGATCCACAAGTCGCTGTTTGACGGCACCTTGCAAGGTATCGAGTTGACCGACAAGAGCGCTTTCAGCTTCCAGGGCCACCCTGAAGCCAGCCCTGGCCCGAACGACGTAGCACCGCTGTTCGATCGCTTCATCAATGAGATGGCCAAGCGCCGCTGA
- the dapB gene encoding 4-hydroxy-tetrahydrodipicolinate reductase — protein sequence MRRIAVMGAAGRMGKTLVDAVQQRSPLSGLTAAIVRPGSSLIGADAGELAALGRIGVPLSADLLAVVEDFDVLIDFTLPEVMLKNLEICRTSGKAMVIGTTGLNAGQKQLLVEAGKDIPIVFAANFSVGVNLSLKLLDMAARVMGDDADIEIIEAHHRHKIDAPSGTALRMGEVIADALGRDLQKVAVYGREGHTGARDRETIGFATVRGGDVVGDHTVLFAAEGERLEITHKASSRMTFAKGAVRAALWLDGREAGLYDMQDVLDLR from the coding sequence ATGCGACGTATAGCTGTGATGGGCGCTGCTGGGCGCATGGGCAAGACGTTGGTCGATGCGGTACAGCAGCGTTCGCCGCTGTCCGGGCTGACAGCGGCAATCGTTCGTCCGGGCAGCTCGTTGATCGGCGCTGATGCTGGCGAGCTTGCAGCGTTGGGTCGTATCGGCGTGCCGTTGTCTGCAGATCTGCTGGCTGTCGTTGAAGACTTCGATGTGTTGATAGATTTCACGCTTCCCGAAGTGATGCTGAAAAACCTGGAGATTTGCCGCACATCGGGCAAGGCCATGGTCATCGGTACTACGGGGCTCAATGCAGGGCAAAAACAATTGCTGGTTGAAGCCGGTAAAGATATTCCAATTGTTTTTGCGGCCAATTTCAGTGTTGGCGTCAACCTGTCGCTCAAGTTGCTTGATATGGCAGCCCGGGTGATGGGCGATGATGCTGATATCGAAATCATCGAGGCGCATCACCGGCACAAGATTGATGCGCCTTCGGGTACTGCGTTGCGTATGGGTGAAGTGATTGCCGATGCGTTGGGGCGTGATCTGCAAAAGGTAGCGGTCTACGGGCGTGAAGGCCACACCGGTGCCCGCGATCGCGAGACCATCGGCTTTGCGACGGTTCGTGGCGGTGATGTGGTGGGGGATCATACGGTTCTGTTTGCTGCCGAGGGTGAGCGTCTTGAAATCACCCACAAGGCATCCAGTCGCATGACCTTCGCCAAGGGCGCCGTTCGTGCAGCGCTTTGGCTCGATGGGCGCGAGGCCGGGCTGTATGACATGCAGGATGTGCTCGACCTGCGCTGA
- the dnaJ gene encoding molecular chaperone DnaJ: protein MAKRDYYEILGVERTTTEVELKKAYRRLAMKHHPDRNPDDKASEELFKEANEAYEVLSDSSKRAAYDQYGHAGVDPQMGGGGAGFGGQNFSDIFGDVFSDFFGGGRGGSRGGAQRGSDLRYTLELDLEEAVRGTTVNIRVPTLVNCKPCDGSGAKKGSSPVTCTTCGGIGQVRMQQGFFAVQQTCPRCHGQGKIISDPCDSCRGEGRVEEYKTLSVKVPAGVDTGDRIRLSGEGEAGVQGGPAGDLYVVIEVREHAIFQRDGKHLFCEVPINFADAALGAELEVPTLDGRVKLKIPEGTQTGKQFRLRGKGVAPVRGGGAGDLMCRVVIETPVKLSRRQRELMEEFRSTLEGDSSHSPNATGWFEGVKRFFGDL from the coding sequence ATGGCAAAGCGCGATTATTACGAAATATTGGGTGTTGAGCGTACTACCACTGAAGTGGAGTTGAAGAAGGCTTATCGTCGCCTCGCAATGAAGCACCACCCGGACCGCAATCCGGATGACAAGGCTTCCGAAGAGCTGTTCAAGGAAGCCAACGAGGCTTACGAGGTTCTGTCGGACTCCAGCAAGCGTGCCGCCTATGATCAATACGGCCATGCCGGTGTTGATCCGCAAATGGGTGGCGGCGGTGCCGGTTTTGGCGGGCAGAACTTCTCCGATATCTTCGGTGATGTGTTCAGTGATTTCTTCGGCGGTGGTCGTGGTGGCTCCCGGGGCGGCGCTCAGCGCGGTAGCGATTTGCGCTACACGCTGGAGCTTGATCTGGAAGAGGCTGTACGCGGTACCACGGTCAATATTCGTGTGCCGACGCTGGTCAACTGCAAGCCATGTGATGGTTCTGGCGCCAAGAAGGGCTCTTCGCCGGTTACCTGTACGACCTGTGGCGGTATTGGCCAGGTGCGCATGCAGCAGGGCTTTTTTGCTGTGCAGCAAACCTGTCCGCGTTGTCATGGTCAGGGCAAGATCATTTCTGATCCGTGCGACAGCTGCCGTGGCGAAGGCCGCGTAGAAGAATACAAAACCCTTTCCGTAAAAGTGCCTGCGGGTGTTGATACGGGCGACCGCATTCGTCTTTCGGGCGAAGGCGAGGCTGGGGTGCAGGGCGGTCCTGCTGGCGATCTGTATGTGGTGATCGAGGTGCGTGAGCACGCGATTTTCCAGCGCGATGGCAAGCATCTGTTTTGTGAAGTGCCGATCAACTTTGCTGATGCTGCATTGGGTGCCGAGCTTGAGGTGCCGACCCTTGATGGCCGTGTAAAGTTGAAAATCCCCGAGGGTACTCAAACCGGCAAGCAGTTCAGACTGCGTGGCAAAGGCGTGGCGCCGGTGCGCGGTGGTGGTGCTGGCGACCTGATGTGCCGTGTGGTGATTGAGACTCCGGTGAAGTTGAGCCGACGTCAGCGTGAGTTGATGGAAGAGTTTCGCTCGACCCTTGAAGGCGATAGCAGTCACTCGCCGAACGCAACGGGCTGGTTCGAAGGCGTGAAGCGCTTCTTCGGCGACTTGTAA